One Gossypium hirsutum isolate 1008001.06 chromosome A08, Gossypium_hirsutum_v2.1, whole genome shotgun sequence genomic window, CCAAATGCTCATCGACGATTCCTTTGATATTTGCTTCTCCAGGTATTTCTTTTCAGTTTCCTTAGATTTAGTGTTGGTATACTgtttaaagtaataatataatttttatttaatttaaaagttgacgattattttaaaatttacaatgtATAATAAAACACTTTGGTCACTTGGGATACTTTAGCAAAATCTAATttgaatatttacattttatttgaaactcatttttaaataatataaaaaaagaatggTAAATGGCTGCATAAAAGAGTGAAGTTCATACATATATTTGGGCAATTAGGATCATAATCTTCTGaagaattaaaatatgaaattttatcttATATGAACACGAAATGTATGATTAATAAATAGGTAAAAATCAGGATAATTAATTACTGTgttaattaaattgtataaaagatTTAATGCATGTTGAGTTCAAATCATAGGATTTCTTTTCTTATGAACTCTTAAAAGGGTTGATTTTCTTTCATGTCTTTCAGCCCTCTGATTCGGTCAAAAAGAACAGCTGAAATCATATGGGGGACACGAGAAGACGAGATAATAACAGACTCTGATTTAAGAGAAATCGATCTTTATTCATTTcaagtatgtttttttttttctttcaatcatCAATGTGTGTTTTGTGTTAATTGAAACTCATAATGgcaagtgtatatatatttggttagGAAAGTTTAATGTCTTGTGATGATAATTTTTTATCTCAGTTTATTGGCGGATTTTAGGGCCTTTTAAAGCATGAAGGGAAAGCCAAGTTCGGTCCGGCTTTTCGGCAATGGCAAGTCGATGCTGCGAATTTCAACATCGATGGTCATTATCCCGTCAGAGAGTTATGGGGGCGTGCTAGGAATTGTTGGACTAAAATCCTTGCTCATGAAAGCAAATCTGTTCTTGTGGTTGCTCACAATGCTGTTAATCAAGCTCTTGTTGCTACAGCAATTGGTAATAGTTACATATATCTGTTACGTAGAGTGCGAGGGAATGTTGGTTCAAATTGGTGTAGACGTAACTGAAGAGAACGGTGGGTTTTTACTTATGTTTTCACCTTTGTTGATGTATCAGGATTGGGAACTGAGTACTTTAGGATTTTACTTCAGAGCAATTGCGGCGTAAGTGTGCTCGATTTCATCCCACGTGCTGATGGAGGGTCTCCGCGTATCTGTCTCAATCGTTTAAACCAGGTACAGTACAATTACCGATGAATGGCAACTCTATAGCTATTTTCATGCATATTGTTGGTCACCAAATTGTACTCGGTACCTTTGGCATTCTGATCTCAACATGTATATATCATGATCAATATGTTATGAGCTGAATTTCCGAATTTCCAAGAAGTTTTTTTCGTTTATGCAACTGCGATTGGTCTCATTTTACTggtactaacttaaaattttataaattttgaagtctaaatcaaattttctcattttagaGGGGGCTAAGGCCCTTGCTTTCCCCCTGCCTTCTCCTCTGATATCATGATCAATAGGTTATGAGCTGAACTTCTGAATTTACGGGAAGTGTTTTTTGTTTATGCAACTGCAGTCGGTCTCgttctatttgattattatttgttGCAGACACCGGGATCACCTGTTGCTACCGGGAGCTCTGCAGGAAGAAGGACCAGTAGACGGATTATACTCGTTTGTCAAGGATCAACACAAGATTCAGAGGTATGCGTACAATAGCTCGGTAGCTTGCCCTTCGGTTCGTACCGAATGAATAGTCTGACTCGATTATTCCACAGGCCACTGTTTCAAAGTTAGGTGATCAACAAATGAACATACTTGGGGTTATACAGGTATATAAGATTAGTGGCATTTGTCGATTAATTTTCTCGAGTCATATTATTGAACTCAATTCATTGTTCTTAACAGGCCCAGAAAACCGCCGAGCTGCTTCTCGATCTGAAAGTGAGTACCATAATTAGCAGCCCGAACAATGCCTGTGCTCAAACAGCAACTATCATATCCCAAGTAAGCTCTTTGTTTAACTCAGCAAACAAGACAATGCTAGTAAGTTTTCGAGTTCTGTAATTCCGAAAAGCTTTCTACATTGTAGGTACAAGAAGCTGCTGATTGCTTGGGCGCCGATTGTGTTCCTCGGTATGTAGAAATGAAGAATATACCGGACCTTGATGTTGCCGAAATCTTTCAGCCATCGACAAAGGTACGATACTTCGATTTCCATTTAGGGAACGAAGAATTAGGAATCTCGATTATCTGACTGTTCAATCATTTAATGTCATAGATGATACCTGCAGGACACAACCGATGTTTCATATCTACGCCCTGGTTGGTTAAATGGATTAGATGATAGAGTCACATCAACACTACGGGAGCTATCTGGACAAGCCTGGCATTCATTGCTCACCGAACTATCTGACGAATCTGAAGAAGAAAAGATCGTTGTTGCCGTAGCTCACCCCGTAGCGCACATAGCGTTGATAGGACACTGCCTAAACCTTACAGAAGAATGGCTGGGATCATTCCATCTTGATGCAGGGAGTATTAGTGTCGTAGATTTCCCGGACGGTCGAACTGGTAGAGGCATTATCCGGTGCATAAACTACACTGCGCATCTAGGGAGATGGTCTATACCGATTACGAGATCAACGGTGGAC contains:
- the LOC107931865 gene encoding probable 2-carboxy-D-arabinitol-1-phosphatase; the protein is MISLANASLLLHGRDHHLPTKRRSPFTVRSSSSLQEIDKSPTTAEDSKLRSELCASVPFPPIKAAKRVVLVRHRQSTWNEEGRIQGSSNFSVLTKKGEAQAETSRQMLIDDSFDICFSSPLIRSKRTAEIIWGTREDEIITDSDLREIDLYSFQGLLKHEGKAKFGPAFRQWQVDAANFNIDGHYPVRELWGRARNCWTKILAHESKSVLVVAHNAVNQALVATAIGLGTEYFRILLQSNCGVSVLDFIPRADGGSPRICLNRLNQTPGSPVATGSSAGRRTSRRIILVCQGSTQDSEATVSKLGDQQMNILGVIQAQKTAELLLDLKVSTIISSPNNACAQTATIISQVQEAADCLGADCVPRYVEMKNIPDLDVAEIFQPSTKDTTDVSYLRPGWLNGLDDRVTSTLRELSGQAWHSLLTELSDESEEEKIVVAVAHPVAHIALIGHCLNLTEEWLGSFHLDAGSISVVDFPDGRTGRGIIRCINYTAHLGRWSIPITRSTVDDDSF